The following nucleotide sequence is from Vanrija pseudolonga chromosome 4, complete sequence.
AGATTCGCGCACACTTTGGTGTCagcgagacgggcgagctcctcggcaaggtTCATGCGCTCGACCTCTCTGTCGACCCCGTCACCGCGACCAACGCGCAGAAGCTACGTATCTCGTCGCTTGCCCGCGAGGTACTCACAGCGTTTGCGGCTTCCCCGCCCGACCCGCTGGCCGTCACAGCAGTCGAGGAGGCGATTGCGCCCCTCGCCACCTCGGTGGTCCGCATCGCCAAGCAGATGGCTGCGAGGCCATTGCCTGACGGCTCGAAGCGCTCCTTTGCCGACGCGGCCCTCATCATGGGTGGCGGAGTTATTCGCCAGGACGCGTACCGCGCCGTCTTCTTGAAGGTGTGCAAGGATGCTGGCGTAGAGTTTGGGCATCTGGCCGTGGTGGACGATGTTGGAGGCAAGGGCGCGCTAGGTCTCGTTGACCGTGCCAAGCGCGCTCACGGAGAGGCGGTGTAGGGCGGGTCTTGTCACGACTATAACGCATAGACTGTAGAGCATGATGCATTCTGCACTCATGGGACTCCTGCCTCGCTAGGACAGACACAACACAACACGATGCATGGTTCTCTGAGTAGTATGTAGTATGCAGTCCCGGAATCTAACAACACGACCAGTCTATCAACGACGCTCAAAGGCGCGGTACGCCTGGATgccaacgacggcgacgccagcagctgcgaccgcggccgtcgcccacgccgcgccaccgacgacgctcTTCTGCCACTTttcgcggcgcagcgcctcggcgtacCCGATGTCGGGGCGGAAGGTGACCATGTCGTAGAGCGACGTCCAGCCGCGGACCTTCTTGGTCGAGAAGGGCACGCGGGGGTCGATCGCCTGCGGCGTGGAGGGGTAGACGCGCGTGAGGACCCagtcgaggccgcggcggaggtggtACAGCGGCTTGAGGACCGACGAGCGCATCTCGACGTAGTTGTTGAGTGCGAGGTCGCGGATCGCGTCGAGGTCCTCAGCGCGCTCGGCGGAGAATGCGTCCAGCGCGGCACGCAACGTCGGGTCCGCGGTGCCGAGGGGCTCGTCCGTCGTGCCGGTCACGCCGTAGTTGTCAAGATATgtgccgagcacgcgcacgtcctcgaggccgcaGTTCAGCCCCTGCCCGTAGAACGGCACCATCGAGTggctcgcgtcgccgaggagcacggcCTTGTCACCCAGTGTCGAAGGGTTCGCCTTGATCGTCACGAGGTTGCCGCGCGGGTTGTTGAGGAAGTCGTCGACCATCTTGTCGCCGACGATCGCGAACGCGTCGGGGAAGTACCGCGTGAAGAAGGCGGTCGCCTGCTCACGGGTACGCACCTGTTCAATGTCGGCGAACGGCGCGAAGAGCGTCAACGTGAAGCTGTTGTCCTTGTTCGGGAGGGCGATGAGCATGAAGCTCTCCCGCGGCCAGATGTGCAGGTGGTTCGGGGGCATGGCGaactcgccgtccttgggcGGCATGTGGAGCTCGATGTATCCATGCGGGATAAAGGTCTGGGAGAAGTCGACGCGGGAGGCGCGGAGGACCTGCTGGCGCACGCGGGACCAGgacccgtcggcgccgacaatgAGGTCGAATGTTGTCGtgaccgtcgtcggcttGGCGCTCTCTTTGACGCTCGTCGTCTCCTCGCCGATCGCGGCGCCCTTGGCCGTCGTCAAGCCATGCGCAGTGTTCTTGGCAAagtcgacgcggtcgaggcgtGTGTTGAAGTGCGTCTCCACCGCGGCAGGCAGCACCTCCACCAGGCGCTGGTTGAGCACCGAGCGCGAGATCGAGTTGGAGCACTGCCCGCGCAGCGGGTCGTACAGCTGCGCCTCGGTGCGCCCGTCGACGTGGTGAATCATGCGCGAGGGCATGGGAATcgactcggcgagcagcagctcggcgaggctcTCGTCGACCGAGGCCAGGGCCGCGAGCCCGCGGCTCGAGATGTTGAGGTTGATCGAGCGCAGGTTGGTCATGGCGATGGAGCGCCCGCGGGGGTCTGCGGTGGGTCAGCATGGCTGCTCCGGCTCATTTGCACCCCGCGAGCTGGTACGCGTCGCGAGGCCGCTGGGCCGGGTGGCAAAGACGGTACCCCGCGGCTGTAGTAGCCActgccccgcccgcctcgcttCCGGCGCAACCCGGCCCGTGACAGCCAAAACTACTCACCATCCCGTCCCTCCCACAGCTCGACCTTCCACCCGCGCTGATGCAGGCTGCGCGCGGTGAGTGCGCCCACtggcccgccgccaacgacgagcgcacggcgctggcgcgaggggtgggggtcgattgtcatggtggtggtgggcgatgttgttgttgttgctgctgcttgacAATCCCGAGTCGATGACAAACGGAAAATCGAGCACCCGAGGTATTTGTGTGAGGcacggcggcatggcgcggCGGACTCGGCCGGTTGCCACCGCTTATCGGCGAACAGTGCCCTGACGGGTGGAGTTGGTTGGGCTGGGCGACCTGGGCTGGTTATATTCAAGTGTCTCCTTGTCGCAGTAACGCTCCATTAGGGAGCACCAGAAGAGCACTACGATGAGGTTTTCCGAGTAATGCTTGGACGGGGGTTCGGGTTGCCGTCGCTGCAATTTCGAGCTCACTTCTGTATGCCTGGCCAGCTGCAGGAGGGGGGGTGATTTGTACAACCACCTTGTAGCTGATATATTATATAGCACCGCCTAGGTGGGCGGAATAGCAGGGGCATTACAAAAAAGTGCAAAAGCATCAGCCGCCAACAGCTGAGGGACCAGCGGGATCAGCCCACAGAGGAGAACAGGCTCCAAAAGATCAAGTACCCAATAAGAATACAAAACCAAATGCACCATAACAATAACATCACCTCTTTTTCTAATCGCCATTAGGTTTAGGTTTTGCACGTGACCCCCACACGACCTTGAACATGACGAAGTTCAAAGttccgaggaggagatcgGCAACATCTTGACATATTACTCTCGCGACTGCAACTCACAATGGTCGCCCTAGCGCCATGTAGGGCGTGTTTGCGCTCTGTAGCATTCAGCAGAGGGCCGTCAGCACCATTGTCACGATCGGCTCGCCTCCCCGCGCAGCTCctcactcgctcggcgtcctctgCCAAGCCGGACCCTGCGCCGTACCACATtaacgaggacgaggacgactttgacgacgtcgTGGGCGAGATCAAGAGGAGACGGAAGCGCATGGCGGATAAACGGAATCGTCAGGTGAGTTACACGATTGGAGATGGCTAACTCCCAGGGCGGCGACTTTGTCGACTTTCTCAAGGTCCACATTCGAGGAGGTGAGCTGATCACCCGCGGGTTTGAAAGCTAACTTACAGGCAAGGGAGGCGCCGGCACTGCAGCCTTCATGCCCACGaagcgcggcctcggcccacCATCAGGCGGAAACGGCGGACCCGGCGGCAACGTGTACATCAAGACAAGCCCCGACATCCACTCGCTCTCGACGGTGTCgaagcgcggcgtcggcgggcagggcggcaacggcgccggGAACCTGCGGCACGGGGGCCGGGGGGACGACGTGACTAT
It contains:
- the BNA4 gene encoding Kynurenine 3-monooxygenase, which produces MTIDPHPSRQRRALVVGGGPVGALTARSLHQRGWKVELWEGRDDPRGRSIAMTNLRSINLNISSRGLAALASVDESLAELLLAESIPMPSRMIHHVDGRTEAQLYDPLRGQCSNSISRSVLNQRLVEVLPAAVETHFNTRLDRVDFAKNTAHGLTTAKGAAIGEETTSVKESAKPTTVTTTFDLIVGADGSWSRVRQQVLRASRVDFSQTFIPHGYIELHMPPKDGEFAMPPNHLHIWPRESFMLIALPNKDNSFTLTLFAPFADIEQVRTREQATAFFTRYFPDAFAIVGDKMVDDFLNNPRGNLVTIKANPSTLGDKAVLLGDASHSMVPFYGQGLNCGLEDVRVLGTYLDNYGVTGTTDEPLGTADPTLRAALDAFSAERAEDLDAIRDLALNNYVEMRSSVLKPLYHLRRGLDWVLTRVYPSTPQAIDPRVPFSTKKVRGWTSLYDMVTFRPDIGYAEALRREKWQKSVVGGAAWATAAVAAAGVAVVGIQAYRAFERR